In Bufo gargarizans isolate SCDJY-AF-19 chromosome 5, ASM1485885v1, whole genome shotgun sequence, the following are encoded in one genomic region:
- the LOC122938221 gene encoding RNA-binding protein 12B-like isoform X1 encodes MAVVIRLQGLPVVAGSVDIRHFFTGLQIPDGGVHIIGGNHGEAFVIFATDEDARRAMSRTGGIIKSAQIQLLLSSKTEMQNTLEMSRKTNKNPKHPAVPPSGDMNRSAMVKKGPNQNKFEKKNYDSDLQNSGPKHRESYGQKYDTNEVNSSSDDVYVSLYGLPYSATEEEIRNFFKGLDVADIIFTLRPNGLKNGNGYAKFRSAKDAEAALAFHNQYIGHRFISISKASEEKWVMAGGKVGEAYSKQPRRRTRSRSPQNQQFYVHLKNLPYVVEKEDIKRFFGVPDIEDSQIKLLFDKQSSRLREGFVMLKSEWQYEKCLSLHKSNFKGRPLFILPVPRKAMLEIIESYETKTPPKQERPYEDYARGEPSSLKRCIYIRNFPFDVTKVEVQKFFTGFFLHEDDIILLFDNKGVGLGEALVKFPSEEQALRAEGLNRQQFLGTEVLLRRISEGQMKEFSPFNDAPVPVYRNEYTRIPLPEGPDRSYGLPEFERREFRGSPERISGSYPMEYAGGDESFDMGNNHIDYDHYFSAPHHNFDSRSAGAVIHMKNLPYTITIAEISDFFYGYNVIPDSIDIKFNRKGMATGHATACTNNYDEAMAAVNELNERPIGSRKIYLTLNRI; translated from the coding sequence ATGGCTGTAGTGATCCGCTTACAGGGGCTTCCTGTTGTTGCTGGTTCGGTTGATATAAGGCATTTCTTTACTGGTTTGCAAATTCCTGATGGAGGAGTGCATATTATTGGTGGAAATCATGGTGAGGCTTTCGTCATATTTGCAACAGATGAAGATGCCAGGCGAGCCATGAGTCGGACTGGGGGTATCATTAAGAGCGCACAAATTCAGCTCTTACTCAGCAGCAAGACAGAAATGCAGAATACGCTAGAAATGAGCCGTAAAACTAACAAGAATCCAAAGCATCCTGCTGTACCACCTTCTGGTGATATGAACCGGTCAGCAATGGTGAAGAAAGGACCAAATCAAAATAAATTTGAGAAAAAGAATTATGATTCTGACTtgcagaacagtgggccgaaaCACCGCGAATCATATGGCCAGAAATACGACACAAACGAGGTGAATTCTTCCAGTGATGACGTTTACGTATCTCTCTATGGGCTACCATACAGTGCAACAGAGGAAGAAATCAGAAATTTTTTTAAAGGCCTGGATGTAGCTGATATTATTTTTACTTTGCGACCAAACGGTCTTAAGAATGGAAATGGTTATGCGAAATTTAGAAGCGCAAAGGATGCTGAAGCAGCATTGGCTTTTCACAATCAATATATAGGTCACAGGTTTATATCTATATCTAAAGCAAGTGAAGAAAAGTGGGTGATGGCTGGAGGAAAGGTTGGTGAAGCTTACTCCAAACAACCCAGGAGACGAACAAGGTCTAGATCACCACAAAACCAACAGTTTTATGTGCATCTGAAAAACCTACCGTATGTAGTAGAGAAAGAAGATATTAAGAGATTTTTTGGAGTACCCGATATAGAAGATTCCCAGATCAAATTACTGTTTGATAAGCAGAGCAGCAGGCTAAGGGAAGGCTTTGTCATGTTAAAAAGTGAGTGGCAATACGAGAAATGCCTTAGTTTACACAAAAGCAACTTTAAGGGTCGGCCATTGTTCATCCTCCCCGTCCCTCGGAAGGCAATGCTGGAAATAATTGAATCATATGAAACCAAGACACCGCCAAAACAAGAACGCCCATACGAGGATTATGCAAGAGGAGAGCCCTCGAGTCTAAAGAGATGCATATACATAAGAAATTTTCCCTTTGATGTAACTAAAGTTGAAGTTCAGAAGTTCTTCACTGGATTTTTTTTGCATGAAGACGATATAATCTTGCTTTTTGATAACAAAGGAGTTGGATTGGGAGAAGCCCTAGTAAAGTTCCCATCTGAAGAACAAGCACTGCGTGCCGAAGGCTTGAATCGTCAACAGTTTTTGGGGACAGAAGTTCTTTTGAGGCGTATTTCTGAGGGACAGATGAAAGAGTTTAGTCCCTTCAATGATGCTCCAGTTCCAGTGTATAGAAATGAGTACACAAGAATTCCGCTACCAGAAGGCCCTGACAGGTCCTATGGGTTGCCTGAATTTGAGCGTAGAGAGTTTAGAGGTTCTCCAGAAAGGATAAGTGGCTCTTATCCGATGGAGTATGCTGGTGGAGATGAGTCTTTTGACATGGGAAACAATCATATTGACTACGATCATTACTTTTCAGCTCCTCATCACAACTTTGATAGCAGGTCAGCAGGAGCAGTAATACACATGAAAAACCTACCATACACCATTACCATTGCAGAAATTTCTGACTTTTTCTATGGTTACAATGTCATTCCAGATTCTATAGATATCAAGTTTAATAGAAAAGGAATGGCCACGGGACATGCTACCGCCTGCACTAACAATTATGATGAAGCAATGGCTGCCGTGAATGAGCTAAATGAAAGACCTATTGGATCACGGAAGATATATTTGACTTTGAACAGGATCTGA
- the LOC122938221 gene encoding RNA-binding protein 12B-like isoform X2: MAVVIRLQGLPVVAGSVDIRHFFTGLQIPDGGVHIIGGNHGEAFVIFATDEDARRAMSRTGGIIKSAQIQLLLSSKTEMQNTLEMSRKTNKNPKHPAVPPSGDMNRSAMVKKGPNQNKFEKKNYDSDLQNSGPKHRESYGQKYDTNEVNSSSDDVYVSLYGLPYSATEEEIRNFFKGLDVADIIFTLRPNGLKNGNGYAKFRSAKDAEAALAFHNQYIGHRFISISKASEEKWVMAGGKVGEAYSKQPRRRTRSRSPQNQQFYVHLKNLPYVVEKEDIKRFFGVPDIEDSQIKLLFDKQSSRLREGFVMLKSEWQYEKCLSLHKSNFKGRPLFILPVPRKAMLEIIESYETKTPPKQERPYEDYARGEPSSLKRCIYIRNFPFDVTKVEVQKFFTGFFLHEDDIILLFDNKGVGLGEALVKFPSEEQALRAEGLNRQQFLGTEVLLRRISEGQMKEFSPFNDAPVPVYRNEYTRIPLPEGPDRSYGLPEFERREFRGSPERISGSYPMEYAGGDESFDMGNNHIDYDHYFSAPHHNFDSRFYRYQV, encoded by the exons ATGGCTGTAGTGATCCGCTTACAGGGGCTTCCTGTTGTTGCTGGTTCGGTTGATATAAGGCATTTCTTTACTGGTTTGCAAATTCCTGATGGAGGAGTGCATATTATTGGTGGAAATCATGGTGAGGCTTTCGTCATATTTGCAACAGATGAAGATGCCAGGCGAGCCATGAGTCGGACTGGGGGTATCATTAAGAGCGCACAAATTCAGCTCTTACTCAGCAGCAAGACAGAAATGCAGAATACGCTAGAAATGAGCCGTAAAACTAACAAGAATCCAAAGCATCCTGCTGTACCACCTTCTGGTGATATGAACCGGTCAGCAATGGTGAAGAAAGGACCAAATCAAAATAAATTTGAGAAAAAGAATTATGATTCTGACTtgcagaacagtgggccgaaaCACCGCGAATCATATGGCCAGAAATACGACACAAACGAGGTGAATTCTTCCAGTGATGACGTTTACGTATCTCTCTATGGGCTACCATACAGTGCAACAGAGGAAGAAATCAGAAATTTTTTTAAAGGCCTGGATGTAGCTGATATTATTTTTACTTTGCGACCAAACGGTCTTAAGAATGGAAATGGTTATGCGAAATTTAGAAGCGCAAAGGATGCTGAAGCAGCATTGGCTTTTCACAATCAATATATAGGTCACAGGTTTATATCTATATCTAAAGCAAGTGAAGAAAAGTGGGTGATGGCTGGAGGAAAGGTTGGTGAAGCTTACTCCAAACAACCCAGGAGACGAACAAGGTCTAGATCACCACAAAACCAACAGTTTTATGTGCATCTGAAAAACCTACCGTATGTAGTAGAGAAAGAAGATATTAAGAGATTTTTTGGAGTACCCGATATAGAAGATTCCCAGATCAAATTACTGTTTGATAAGCAGAGCAGCAGGCTAAGGGAAGGCTTTGTCATGTTAAAAAGTGAGTGGCAATACGAGAAATGCCTTAGTTTACACAAAAGCAACTTTAAGGGTCGGCCATTGTTCATCCTCCCCGTCCCTCGGAAGGCAATGCTGGAAATAATTGAATCATATGAAACCAAGACACCGCCAAAACAAGAACGCCCATACGAGGATTATGCAAGAGGAGAGCCCTCGAGTCTAAAGAGATGCATATACATAAGAAATTTTCCCTTTGATGTAACTAAAGTTGAAGTTCAGAAGTTCTTCACTGGATTTTTTTTGCATGAAGACGATATAATCTTGCTTTTTGATAACAAAGGAGTTGGATTGGGAGAAGCCCTAGTAAAGTTCCCATCTGAAGAACAAGCACTGCGTGCCGAAGGCTTGAATCGTCAACAGTTTTTGGGGACAGAAGTTCTTTTGAGGCGTATTTCTGAGGGACAGATGAAAGAGTTTAGTCCCTTCAATGATGCTCCAGTTCCAGTGTATAGAAATGAGTACACAAGAATTCCGCTACCAGAAGGCCCTGACAGGTCCTATGGGTTGCCTGAATTTGAGCGTAGAGAGTTTAGAGGTTCTCCAGAAAGGATAAGTGGCTCTTATCCGATGGAGTATGCTGGTGGAGATGAGTCTTTTGACATGGGAAACAATCATATTGACTACGATCATTACTTTTCAGCTCCTCATCACAACTTTGATAGCAG ATTCTATAGATATCAAGTTTAA